The nucleotide sequence AATAATTAATGTGATAGATAAAAGATGCTGTTGTGTTCATATCTTTGAATATACTAACACGACAACACCTTTATTTGAGTTAAAAGTTGAATTCTATTTATAAATTCTGTTTTTAGATTTTAAGTCATACAATCTAACAGAAGTTGAAGATGTACGAATACCCAATGAATTATTTTTCTTTGAGCTTTTGGATGAAGTCATCCATTCTTTGTTAGGAACAAGCTTCCCATGTTTCCTAATCCAATTCATTATAGCAGTATTTGAATTACTACTACCGCCTAAATTAGCAAAACCTGTTGCTTTACCTTTATTAGTAGTAATCATAGCATATCTTAAAGATCCATTCTTAACTAATTGTTTAAATTTCTTTAGAGTAAGTATTGGATCTGAGCCACTAAAACCGCCTAAGGTTAGTATAGGTTTACCTGTTTTAAGTATTAAATCTGAACCATAAATAGTTGCTGAGGGCACTTCAACAAGATATTTCTCATTTTTTCTATTGGTGTTTAAGAAATTTATGAGCCTTGATATATTAGCTGAGCTTATATTAGCATAATTTCTAGAATTACTATTAAAGAGCTCTAACCCAGCAGAGGGGCTGCTTCCATTCATTTTATGGAATATTGGAGTAGCAGACCATATAACTGGAGCAATTAAAAGTCCTGCGAAGCCAGTATATATAAGATTTCTATTTAATATCATATTATTTTTTCCTTGACTAATCATAATTAACACTAAAATTACCATAGGTAAAATACCTAAAAGTAAAATCATTAAAATAACAATTTTGTAGCCAGTTGAACTGTTGAATTTATAGCCTAATATTATGATTTCAGTAAGGGCGTTTACAATGAAAGCTACTGGAAGAATCCATTTCCATCTTGGAAGGTCTTTAAATAGCTTTAACATAGTAACTAAACCTATTCCAGTTAAAGCAGCTATTGAAGGTGCCATTGTGGTTAAATAATAAGTATGAGTTACATTCCTTGAAAAGCTAAAGTATATAAACTCAGGTAGTAACCATGTGAACCAAAACAATAATGCTAATTTTCGTTTGTTGTTGAAAGGAAATTTGAAATTTTCTTTAACAGAAGCTATTACAAAACCAATCAAAGCAAAAGGAAGCAGCCATGATATTTGATCAGACATATTGTTGCCGGAAAATAATTTTAAAATTCCAGGTTGTGAAATTTGAGCGTTATTCTTTGATAGACGCGACATAAAAGACTTATTCTTAAAAGATTTTATAGGTGGATTATTTCTGTTTAAGCTTCTCTTACTACCATGATTACTAGCATTATTTATATTTACTCCAATTCGTTGTAAACCGTTATGGCCTATTATGAGCTGAAGAACTGTATTATTGTTACTGCTACCTATATAAGGTCTATTTTTGGCAGGAACAAAATCAGTAACTACAGCCCAAGATAGCGATACTAATAAAAGTATAATTGTACCAAGAGCTAAATGTTTTATTCTTTTTTTAAAAGGTAAAGTAGAAGAAAGTAGATATGTTATGTATATGGCAGGAGCCACCATGTATGCCTCTACCATTTTTATGTTAAAACCTATTCCCACAACAGCTAAGCTTATTAAAAGATATTTTAGTTTTCCATTTTCAGCCGCTATAGATAAGGCCCAAGCTGAAAGCACTAAGGATAAAACAAGTAAATTGTCTATCGTATTATTTCTACTTGCAGCTACAAATATTGGAGTTATAGCAAGGCATAATGCTGCAATTAATCCTGCGGGTTTTCCAAAGGACCTTTTTACAAGATAATATATAATCAAAACAGAAAGGACTCCTGCAATAGCTTGAGGCAGAATTATACTCCACCCTTTGAAGCCAAATACTTTTGCGAATATGGTTTGTATCCAAAAGCCTACGGGAGGCTTATCTATAGTTACAAATCCAGATGGGTCGTAGGAAGCGAAAAAGAAATTTTTAAAATTCATCATCATACTCTTAACACCGGCGGCATAAAAGGTATTGGCATAGCCTTCTATGCCAATGTTTGCAAAATTTAATATTGCAGATAAAACTAAA is from Clostridium acetobutylicum ATCC 824 and encodes:
- a CDS encoding ArnT family glycosyltransferase, whose amino-acid sequence is MKDKIELRTDKLLLSLILVLSAILNFANIGIEGYANTFYAAGVKSMMMNFKNFFFASYDPSGFVTIDKPPVGFWIQTIFAKVFGFKGWSIILPQAIAGVLSVLIIYYLVKRSFGKPAGLIAALCLAITPIFVAASRNNTIDNLLVLSLVLSAWALSIAAENGKLKYLLISLAVVGIGFNIKMVEAYMVAPAIYITYLLSSTLPFKKRIKHLALGTIILLLVSLSWAVVTDFVPAKNRPYIGSSNNNTVLQLIIGHNGLQRIGVNINNASNHGSKRSLNRNNPPIKSFKNKSFMSRLSKNNAQISQPGILKLFSGNNMSDQISWLLPFALIGFVIASVKENFKFPFNNKRKLALLFWFTWLLPEFIYFSFSRNVTHTYYLTTMAPSIAALTGIGLVTMLKLFKDLPRWKWILPVAFIVNALTEIIILGYKFNSSTGYKIVILMILLLGILPMVILVLIMISQGKNNMILNRNLIYTGFAGLLIAPVIWSATPIFHKMNGSSPSAGLELFNSNSRNYANISSANISRLINFLNTNRKNEKYLVEVPSATIYGSDLILKTGKPILTLGGFSGSDPILTLKKFKQLVKNGSLRYAMITTNKGKATGFANLGGSSNSNTAIMNWIRKHGKLVPNKEWMTSSKSSKKNNSLGIRTSSTSVRLYDLKSKNRIYK